Genomic window (Rossellomorea aquimaris):
GTGCGTTTAATTAGTATTTACTATGATTAAAATTCTGCAAGTTCACGCATTGCTTTTTCTACTTTGTCCGGGTTAATCATAAAGTATTTTTCCATTGTTGGTGCATATGGCATTGAAGGAACGTCAGGACCAGCAAGGCGTTTGATTGGAGCATCAAGCTCGAATAAACAATTTTCAGCGATAATCGCAGAAACCTCTCCCATGATGCTTCCTTCTTTATTATCTTCTGTCACGAGTAGAACTTTACCTGTTTTAGAAGCTGCTTCAATGATCGCTTCTTTATCTAATGGATAGATCGTACGTAAATCCAGGATGTGCGCTTCAATTCCGTCTTGGGCAAGCTTTTCTGCTGCTTGAAGGGCAAAGTGAACACACAAGCCGTAAGTGATGACAGTGATGTCTTCCCCTTCACGCTTCACGTCGGCTTTTCCGATTGGAAGTGTGTAATCATCTTCAGGTACTTCTCCTTTAATTAGACGGTAAGCACGCTTGTGTTCGAAGAATAATACTGGATCTTCGTCACGGATCGCAGCTTTCAGCAAGCCTTTCACATCATATGGAGTAGAAGGCATCACTATTTTCAGTCCCGGCTGATTAGCGAACACGGCCTCAACGGATTGAGAGTGATAAAGTGCTCCGTGAACTCCACCACCGTATGGAGCACGAATAACCATCGGACAGCTCCAATCATTATTCGAGCGATAACGA
Coding sequences:
- a CDS encoding alpha-ketoacid dehydrogenase subunit beta; its protein translation is MPVISYIDAVTMAIREEMERDEKVFVLGEDVGKKGGVFKATHGLYDQFGEDRVIDTPLAESAIAGVGIGAAMYGMRPIAEMQFADFIMPAVNQIISEASRIRYRSNNDWSCPMVIRAPYGGGVHGALYHSQSVEAVFANQPGLKIVMPSTPYDVKGLLKAAIRDEDPVLFFEHKRAYRLIKGEVPEDDYTLPIGKADVKREGEDITVITYGLCVHFALQAAEKLAQDGIEAHILDLRTIYPLDKEAIIEAASKTGKVLLVTEDNKEGSIMGEVSAIIAENCLFELDAPIKRLAGPDVPSMPYAPTMEKYFMINPDKVEKAMRELAEF